CCGCGCCCCGCTCCTTCACCCGAGTCCCCGTGGACTGGCGGCATGCTTACGGCGGGCCGAATTTTCCGGACAACCCCCAGGGGTTGGGACACGGCAAGCTGAAACAAGGCGTCCATCCGCTGCCCCTGGTGGAAACGCCTGGACATCTGGTGGCCTTTCCGCGCCAGAAAACACCGCCTGCCGGATTGACCTCCGTACCGGCTTCATGGCCCGCGCGGCGTCGGCATCTGGGCACGGTGAACACCGCGTGGCTGGAACGCGATTGGCCGGGGCCGCCGACGGACCAGAACCCGGAATACGCCTGCACAGCTCCTCTTGACCAACGCTTTCCCGGCTTTCTGCGCGGCGGCGAGCCCTTCCTGATCAAGGGCATGCATCCGGGCAAGGAAGTTCTTCAAGGCAGACTGCCCGAAATACGGGCGCGAATCTTCCTGCTCCGGCGACCGGAGCAGGGCGGGAAATTTATCGAAGTGCCCTCCCGCCTGGAAACCGTGTGGCTGTTTCCCGAGGCCGAGACGGGCGTGGTTCTGTTTCGCGCGGTGGCCGGGACCAGGGACGAGGAATGCGCGGACATCGCCGCGGCCATGGTCGTGCTGGAGAGACTGGATCAGGAACCGCTCCCCGCGGAGGAATACAAAGGGCAATGCCTGACGGCCTTGATCCCAGGCGGCAAGAACCGGACCGAGCTGGACGTCCCGGCTCCCGTGCCGGAGCCTCCTTTTGCGACAAGCCTCCCCAAAACGGCCACCTTGGGAGCTGCCGGGGTCGGGCTGGCCGGGATCGGACTGGCCGCCGCGTCGGCCAACGCCGGAGAGTCCAGTCTGCAAAGCCTGGTCGCGGCTTTGGACCAAGAGATTTCGGCCCATCTGGACTCCATCGGCGTCAGCCGGGATCAGGTCGAGACCTTTCTCGCGGAGAAAGCAGCGGAATCAAGTGCCCTTGAGGTTGAAACATCTCCCGAATCGTCCGTCGAATCGTCCGGCGCATCATCCGTCGAATCACCAAACGAATCACCAAACGAATCAGCGGGCACCCTGCTTCAGGGGCTCCAGGAAACGGCCCGGGCCGTGGAAGCCGAGGCCGTTGCCCTGCTGAGCCGTCACGGTCTGGATCCGGAAGCGGCCCAGCGGATGTTGAGCGACGCGGCCACGGCGGCCCAGGGTTCGGAGGAAGAGTGTCTGGCCGGGCTGCATGCCCTGATGTCCAGGGAGGATCTGCCGCCCGAGGTCCGCCAGGGCGTCGGGTCGGCCCTGAGCGGGTTTCAGGAAGTCCAGGCCGCGTTGGGCGTTCTGGCCGCGAAGCTGGGCGCCTCGTCAGGGAAACGCCCTGAGACTCCCCCTGTCGACGAAAAAACAGGTCCGGACGATTTTGGCCGCCTGACCACTGAGCAGGCCCTGGAACGGCATGGCTCCGGACAGGGGTTGGCTGGTTGCGATCTGAGCGGGTGCGACTTCGCGGGGCGGGATCTTTCCGGAGCGGACCTGCGTCGGGCCGCGCTGGACGGGGCAGCCTGGCCCGGCGTGATCCTGACCGGGGCGGACCTCAGCGGGGCCATGGCCAGGAAGGCGGACCTGACCGGGGCGGACCTGAGCCGGGCCAGGCTGAACGGCGCGGTCTTCGAACAGGCCCGCCTGACCGGGGCGAACCTGCGGGAATGCCTGGCGCACCGGGCCCGATTTCAGGGCGCGGACCTCTCCGGAGCCGACCTGGGCCAGGCGGACCTGCACGGTGCCGACTGCACCCGGGCCAATCTGCGCAAGGCCGGGATGGATGGCCTTCAAGGCCGGGAACTGCGTCTGAACGGGGCCGACCTGCGGGAGGCTGATTGCGGCAAGGCCGTCTTGTCCGGCTCCCGGGCCGACCAGGGGACCAACGGGACCGGGGCCGTGTTCCGGGACGCGGACCTCAAGGACGCCCGCTGGTCCGGCGCGATCCTGGCCCGGGCCGACTTCAGCCGGGCCGACCTGGACGGGGCGGACCTGTGCAAGGCCGACCTGTCGGAGGCCGATCTTTTCCAAGCCTCGGCTCGCCGGGCTCGCCTGATCAAGGCCAAACTCCATCGCGCCCGCCTGGTGGGCGTGAACCTGTTTCAGGCCTCGCTGCGCTTCGCGGACTGCACCGGGGCGCGCATGGAAGACCTCAACCTGTTCGGCGCGGACCTGTACCGCTGCGTCCTGGACCGTCCGACACTACTGGCCTTGCGGTCACGTTCGGACGTCAACCTGGACCGGACCCCGCTCCGACCGGGAATCCTGGAGCAGACGGCGTGAAAGCGACGACCGTGCTCGCCGCGTTGCGCGAACAGCGCCATCTGGAGGGCGTGGACTGCTCGGGAATGGATTTTTCCGGCCAGGAACTGCGCGGGGTGGTCTTCGAGCGGGTCCGCCTGGACCGGGCCGTGTTCCGGGGCGCGGACCTGCACGGCGCGCATTTCACGAACTGCTCGGCCCAAGGGGCGGTCTTGGCCGAGGCCCGGATGGGCCAGGTCTGCATGCTCGGCGTGGACCTCGCGGGGGCGGACCTGAGCGGATGCCATGCCCGGCTGGCCTCCTGGCGGCGCGTGACCTGCGACCGGGCCGATTTTTCCCGGGCCGACCTGGAGCGGGCCGTGCTCCAGGGCTGCACCCTGGCCGGAGCCCGTTTTTTCGGCGCGAATCTGCACCGGGCCAGCCTGATGTCCATGGACTGCACCAAGACCGGTTTCCGCGACGCGAACCTGTCCATGTCCCTGCTGGGCGGCTCGGACTTCTCGGACGCCGCCTTTCCGGGCTGCGACCTGCGCAAGGCCATGTTCCCCAAAGCCCGGCTGGACAGGGCCGATTTGAGCGGCCAGGACGTCACCCAGTGCGATTTCGGCAAGGCGTCGCTACGCGAGGCCGACCTGCGCAACGCCCACGGACGCTACGCCGCCTTCATCGGGACCGATCTGACGCTGGCCCGACTGCAAGCCGCCCGCCTGCACGGGGCCGATTTTTCCGGAGCCGTCCTGGTCAAGGCCCGGATGCGCGACGCCCGCCTGGACGAATCCCGGTTTTGCGCCGCGAATTGCACCCAGGCCGACTTTCATCACGTCGGCCTGGATTTCGCGGATTTCTCCCGGGCCGTGATCACCGAAACGAACTTCACCACGGCCCGGATGCACATGACCAACATGCACCGGACGGACATGAGCGCCGCCTTCTGGCAGGGCACGGACGTCTCCACCGTCCGGAGCACCGACGTCCGGCTGGCCGCGGCCGAGACCTGGCGGCCCAAGCCGGTGAAGCCGTAACGCCAAATCTCCATCAGCCCCTGTTTTTCCGTGCTTTTCCGTGTATTCCGTGGACAATCAAAACGCATCTCCACGGCAACCCTTCAGGAGGAACGCATGCCCAATCCCGCCGAATCCCTCGACCACGGCCAAGAACGCCCGTCGACATCGCGCCCGGCCCTGCGGGTGGTCCAGGGACGTCGAACCGCGGTCCCGCCGACTCGAACACGTCCCCAGAGCCATCCGGCAGGGCCGGAACTCCAGGTCTGCGTGATCCTGGACGGCCCTCACGACCAGGACGGCGGACAGGTTTGGCGGGTGTCCCCTACCGACGCTTCAGCCGAGCTGACGGCCCGGCGGGCCGACGGCTGCCTCCTGGAGCCGACCTCTGGAGACGTGGTCCTGGTGATGCGCCATTCCGGCGCTGTCCATTATGTGCTCAATATTTTGGAAAAAAAGGAAACCGCACGGGCCTTGCGCTTTCCCGGAGACCTGGAACTGGACGTCTCCCAGGGGCGCTGCGCCTTGCATGCCCGAAGCCTGGACCTGACGGGCCGGGAAAAAGCCATGGTTTGCGGGGAAGAGGTGACCCTGGCCGGAAAGGAGGGCAGGCTGCGCTTCGCCCGTCTGGATGTCCTGGCCAAGACCCTGGAGGCCAGGATGCAGTCCGTTCATGCCCTGGGCCAGACGGTCCGGTTCGCCGCCGCGCACCTCACGTCGCGCCTGGGCCGGGCTCTGCGCCTGACCGGCTTCGAACTGCACCGGGCCGAAACCATCCGCACCGAAGTGGAGGAACGCTTCACGGTCCAGGCCGGACAAGCCGACATTCTGGCCAGGGAGGACGTCACGGTGGACGGGGAGAAGATTCACCTTGGGTGAAATCATCGACTCCAAAAGACAGCCTGACTCGTGCAACAGCAAAGGCGATGCGGCGCTCATGTCACGGGATGAGTACGAAAGCATCCAGGAAACTCTGGAGCTTTTGTCCACTCCCGGGTTCCGCGAAGATTTCCAAATCGCCCTTCGGGA
The nucleotide sequence above comes from Desulfonatronum sp. SC1. Encoded proteins:
- a CDS encoding DUF2169 domain-containing protein, with amino-acid sequence MKVVKPDTLSLLYAAHPRPSGHPRTDGDYSLVLGAMAGFSLADQEPDRLLREDVLWRQVQQSLPEGETLDFGLPKPRAEYLVYGACCSRNPVRGKEILVQVDGLQKRLHVFGPRFWRAHGPTAPRSFTRVPVDWRHAYGGPNFPDNPQGLGHGKLKQGVHPLPLVETPGHLVAFPRQKTPPAGLTSVPASWPARRRHLGTVNTAWLERDWPGPPTDQNPEYACTAPLDQRFPGFLRGGEPFLIKGMHPGKEVLQGRLPEIRARIFLLRRPEQGGKFIEVPSRLETVWLFPEAETGVVLFRAVAGTRDEECADIAAAMVVLERLDQEPLPAEEYKGQCLTALIPGGKNRTELDVPAPVPEPPFATSLPKTATLGAAGVGLAGIGLAAASANAGESSLQSLVAALDQEISAHLDSIGVSRDQVETFLAEKAAESSALEVETSPESSVESSGASSVESPNESPNESAGTLLQGLQETARAVEAEAVALLSRHGLDPEAAQRMLSDAATAAQGSEEECLAGLHALMSREDLPPEVRQGVGSALSGFQEVQAALGVLAAKLGASSGKRPETPPVDEKTGPDDFGRLTTEQALERHGSGQGLAGCDLSGCDFAGRDLSGADLRRAALDGAAWPGVILTGADLSGAMARKADLTGADLSRARLNGAVFEQARLTGANLRECLAHRARFQGADLSGADLGQADLHGADCTRANLRKAGMDGLQGRELRLNGADLREADCGKAVLSGSRADQGTNGTGAVFRDADLKDARWSGAILARADFSRADLDGADLCKADLSEADLFQASARRARLIKAKLHRARLVGVNLFQASLRFADCTGARMEDLNLFGADLYRCVLDRPTLLALRSRSDVNLDRTPLRPGILEQTA
- a CDS encoding pentapeptide repeat-containing protein; the protein is MKATTVLAALREQRHLEGVDCSGMDFSGQELRGVVFERVRLDRAVFRGADLHGAHFTNCSAQGAVLAEARMGQVCMLGVDLAGADLSGCHARLASWRRVTCDRADFSRADLERAVLQGCTLAGARFFGANLHRASLMSMDCTKTGFRDANLSMSLLGGSDFSDAAFPGCDLRKAMFPKARLDRADLSGQDVTQCDFGKASLREADLRNAHGRYAAFIGTDLTLARLQAARLHGADFSGAVLVKARMRDARLDESRFCAANCTQADFHHVGLDFADFSRAVITETNFTTARMHMTNMHRTDMSAAFWQGTDVSTVRSTDVRLAAAETWRPKPVKP
- a CDS encoding DUF3540 domain-containing protein, encoding MPNPAESLDHGQERPSTSRPALRVVQGRRTAVPPTRTRPQSHPAGPELQVCVILDGPHDQDGGQVWRVSPTDASAELTARRADGCLLEPTSGDVVLVMRHSGAVHYVLNILEKKETARALRFPGDLELDVSQGRCALHARSLDLTGREKAMVCGEEVTLAGKEGRLRFARLDVLAKTLEARMQSVHALGQTVRFAAAHLTSRLGRALRLTGFELHRAETIRTEVEERFTVQAGQADILAREDVTVDGEKIHLG
- a CDS encoding type II toxin-antitoxin system Phd/YefM family antitoxin, which produces MSRDEYESIQETLELLSTPGFREDFQIALREADSGDTLSFEKVFEEKQ